Proteins encoded in a region of the Prunus persica cultivar Lovell chromosome G4, Prunus_persica_NCBIv2, whole genome shotgun sequence genome:
- the LOC109948668 gene encoding uncharacterized protein LOC109948668, with product MGSNVELVWPEAEVYSSRVNNCSHANSSLAAIRVKLSAEQLEQFKTSCFGHLLNIDKIQFSGQIVHGVVLRRVAGQGVKDLDGLSFLLGCDVAQFTRQDFCLITGLRFGEVPEVSSGESDEIRLQKRYFIDEGITCNALEEAFVRCTEEDDIYKLALVYFAELVVLGRDKHLNINLNYLTLVEDLDAFNRFGYMN from the exons ATGGGATCCAACGTGGAGCTGGTATGGCCAGAGGCAGAGGTATAttcgtcacgggtgaacaactGCTCACATGCAAATTCATCTCTAGCTGCAATTCGAGTGAAGTTGAGTGCGGAACAATTAGAACAATTCAAGACATCATGCTTTGGCCATCTTCTGAATATAGATAAGATTCAGTTTAGCGGGCAGATTGTGCATGGGGTTGTGTTGCGTAGAGTAGCGGGGCAGGGTGTGAAAGACTTGGATGGACTGAGTTTCTTATTAGGGTGTGACGTTGCTCAGTTCACTCGTCAGGATTTCTGTTTGATCACAGGGCTTCGTTTTGGGGAAGTGCCTGAAGTTTCCAGTGGAGAGAGTGATGAAATCAGACTTcagaaaagatattttatagaCGAAGGAATTACATGCAATGCTTTAGAAGAAGCATTTGTGAGGTGCACAGAGGAAGATGACATCTACAAGCTAGCTCTTGTTTACTTTGCTGAGTTAGTGGTTTTGGGAAGGGACAAACATTTGAACATCAATCTAAATTACCTGACCCTTGTAGAGGACTTGGATGCGTTCAACAG ATTTGGgtatatgaattaa
- the LOC109948669 gene encoding uncharacterized protein LOC109948669, whose product MLLGGDIGESTEGTLLEFTVGDIDLDEPTAVLSQLNVWLNDKGKAVAQGVQLRKRKRIIPLWKIIEGSELVPKTGAQTTGLKMLDPMKAIPHDDLVNLLKLCWEWRQDPNLVMQFGNVEAEIEFFASLVKADGWLKVDVSVIDYSFVLMYIHYEIDKKNMLQHIDLGLYLIRKRQQQLETDSVEVADWTTTDVFFMVCHRP is encoded by the exons aTGTTGCTTGGGGGTGACATTGGCGAGAGCACGGAGGGGACACTGCTTGAGTTTACTGTCGGGGACATTGATTTGGATGAACCTACAGCTGTGCTATCTCAGTTGAACGTGTGGTTGAATGATAAAGGTAAAGCTGTGGCACAAGGGGTCCAATTacggaaaaggaagaggatcaTTCCTTTGTGGAAGATCATTGAAGGCAGTGAATTGGTTCCAAAAACTGGGGCACAGACAACCGGACTGAAGATGTTAGACCCAATGAAGGCGATTCCGCATGATGATCTGGTGAATTTGCTGAAACTTTGTTGGGAATGGCGCCAGGACCCAAA TTTGGTGATGCAATTTGGCAACGTGGAAGCTGAGATTGAATTCTTCGCTTCCCTCGTGAaagctgatggttggctgAAAGTAGATGTAAGTGTAATTGATtattcatttgttttaatgtacATACATTATgagattgacaagaaaaacatgttgCAGCACATTGATTTGGGGTTGTATCTCATCCGAAAGCGACAACAACAGTTGGAGACAGATTCGGTAGAAGTAGCGGACTGGACAACGAccgatgttttttttatggtatGTCATCGGCCTTGA
- the LOC109948670 gene encoding uncharacterized protein LOC109948670, which produces MPEAFIPESAWFQVMLYVATESSEDLFRMASVCRLFQTLANSPQVWNTISMAKCPDHPIWYRARPAVQHFLQQCRACDNPESIFREAFEGFFRHGKVEALYGMRIAATAGHMEAAYVVGLLGMSGIGQSKEDALQFLCSLNQRNNIDMKGTRDALTGRFRGAFVARHIVDMFDYGKIKFNRRSACNNNEWYFVIPGWPSEDKINPALWTCCNRCKWHRESIFWCKILREYVVRGNHVFLH; this is translated from the coding sequence ATGCCCGAAGCCTTCATCCCGGAGTCCGCTTGGTTTCAAGTGATGTTATACGTGGCAACCGAATCATCGGAAGATCTCTTCCGTATGGCATCTGTGTGCCGATTGTTCCAAACTTTGGCAAACAGTCCACAAGTGTGGAACACCATTTCAATGGCAAAGTGCCCAGACCATCCTATCTGGTACCGTGCCAGACCTGCGGTCCAGCATTTCTTGCAACAATGCAGGGCTTGCGATAACCCTGAGTCCATATTTAGAGAAGCATTCGAAGGTTTTTTCAGGCACGGTAAGGTGGAAGCGTTGTATGGGATGCGCATTGCAGCCACGGCAGGCCATATGGAAGCGGCATATGTAGTTGGACTACTTGGTATGTCCGGAATTGGTCAGTCAAAAGAGGATGCATTACaattcttgtgttctttgaaTCAACGTAACAACATTGATATGAAAGGAACCAGGGATGCTTTGACAGGAAGATTTCGCGGAGCATTTGTTGCAAGACATATCGTAGATATGTTTGACTATGGGAAGATTAAGTTCAATCGGCGCAGCGCTTGTAACAACAATGAatggtattttgttattcCAGGCTGGCCTAGTGAAGACAAGATAAATCCTGCGTTGTGGACTTGTTGCAATCGATGCAAATGGCACCGTGAGAGTATTTTTTGGTGCAAAATCCTGCGTGAGTATGTTGTGCGAGGGAATCACGTATTTTTGCATTAG